TGCTGGTGGGAAAGGACGGCGGCATTCTGGTCGACAGATTCCCGATGCAATTCCCGGAGATCGTCGGGTGTCCGCGGCGCCGCTGGCCGTGCGGGAACCGCCGGTCAGCCGGGCATCGATCGAAGGACCCCGCCCTCCCTCGACGGCGAAGCTCCTCGTCACTCCGCGAAGGACCGCGTCACTCGTTGGTGGCACGAGCCTTCCTGCCAGCCCTTCGTGGACCCATCCTCACGTCGGGGGAAGGAGTGGCCACCCCGAGCGCGAGCCCGGGCGGCGGGCGGCGCCGGAGGGGGCCGGGCCGATGACACGACACCACTCACGCCGTACTCGCACCGCTGTGCGCGGGGATCTCGGTCCTCGACTTCTCGGATCCACCCTGGTCGGTGCGGTCGTGCTGAGTACCGCGCTGATCGGAGCCACCGGAGCGACCGGCGCCGAGTCGACCACCTCGTCGAGCGCGACCACGACCACCAGTCCCTCGACCGACCCCGCCGACACTCCGGCACCGGAGGCGGTGCCGATCCTCAGCGGCTTCTCCGACTTCTGGAACCTGGCCGCCTCCGGGCCGACGCCCGTCCTGAACCCGACGGTCCTCCAGCACAACGACGAGATCGTGGTCTGGATCAACAACCACGCGACCCCGGCGCAGCAGTTCACCGCTCTGCAGACGGCGGTCTTCGACGGCGCGTCCCCGGACAGCTACGACCAGTCGATCACGCTCGCTCCGGCCCTGGGGTCTGTGCTGGCCCCGCTGTACGTCACCGGGCGGCAGAGCGGCGCCCTGCCGTTGACCACGGCGCTGGTGAACGCCAAGACCGGGACCGCCGGCAACTACATCGATGTCGGCACGCCGAAGAACTACTTCGACGGTCTGCGGCCCTACTGGCCGACCGACGACAGCACCCCGCCGGCTGACAACGCCTGCCCGGCCGGGTTCCCCTCCGGGGACTACATGGGACCGATCCGGGACGGCCAGCCGTACGCCGACTCGAACGGCAACCTGCTCATCGATCAACTGGCCGACACCAGCGACACCACCGGGCAGTACACCTCCTCCTCGGTGACCCTCAGCGGTGGGTACGCGGGCCTCTGCGGCAATCCCCCCAGCCAGTACCCGGACGGACCGTCCTACTCGTTCCCCAGCGGGCACACCACGTCGGCCTACCAATCGGCCATCACGCTGGCCACCCTGCTGCCCGAGTTGGGTCCGGAACTGCTCGCCCGGGCCTCCGAGCACGGCAACAACCGGCTGGTGGTGGGTGTGCACTCCCCGCTGGACGTCATCGGCGGACGGATGCTGGGTGAGGCGTCGATCGCCGCCCGCTGGTCGCAGCCCGACTACGTCACCAGCTCACTGGCCCCGGC
This window of the Nakamurella flava genome carries:
- a CDS encoding phosphatase PAP2 family protein, which encodes MLSTALIGATGATGAESTTSSSATTTTSPSTDPADTPAPEAVPILSGFSDFWNLAASGPTPVLNPTVLQHNDEIVVWINNHATPAQQFTALQTAVFDGASPDSYDQSITLAPALGSVLAPLYVTGRQSGALPLTTALVNAKTGTAGNYIDVGTPKNYFDGLRPYWPTDDSTPPADNACPAGFPSGDYMGPIRDGQPYADSNGNLLIDQLADTSDTTGQYTSSSVTLSGGYAGLCGNPPSQYPDGPSYSFPSGHTTSAYQSAITLATLLPELGPELLARASEHGNNRLVVGVHSPLDVIGGRMLGEASIAARWSQPDYVTSSLAPAAVELRTYLETQCGGTITACLARGSAYQDNPYAGQVMPGGTAQIVTDRKSAVATYRERMTYSFAPSGTTGLPMTVPPGAENLLLTTYPTLTAAQRQAVLAQTSIDSGYPLDLTDQGDAAWQRIDLAAAMSAKVQINADGSVTVLSVGGAAEVVTAPPTTTSTPTTTTTTTPTTTITPATITLDPITIAPITFTAPQPIIVNVPTTFTYSPVVVATGPAVVVTGTTGTTLAATGASVGAPLALGTVAIGTGLLLITAVAARRRPRHR